Proteins encoded together in one Camelina sativa cultivar DH55 chromosome 9, Cs, whole genome shotgun sequence window:
- the LOC104715589 gene encoding uncharacterized protein LOC104715589: protein MAVTAEAADTTQGLLNINIMNITKLTSTNYMTWSLQVHSLLDGYELVGYVDGSYVPPDQMLTNTDPPTNPAYKMWKRQDKLIYSGLLGTLSPTLQPLVSKTKSSSEIWKTISTTYANPIWGHIQQLRTLTTRFDQLSLLGKPLAHEEQLEFIFGGLPEDFKSVIDQVEGRKTPPSFLEVHEKLINKEAKLMAVAHFNTTTEPTSAHVATTRPGNPGKQFPRQ, encoded by the exons ATGGCTGTCACTGCAGAAGCTGCTGACACCACTCAAGGTcttctcaacatcaacatcatgAATATTACCAAGCTCACCTCTACGAACTACATGACCTGGAGTCTACAAGTCCATTCCCTTCTTGATGGATACGAGCTCGTTGGATATGTTGACGGATCCTATGTTCCACCAGATCAGATGCTCACCAATACCGACCCACCAACAAATCCGGCGTACAAGATGTGGAAAAGACAAGATAAACTCATCTACAGTGGTCTTCTTGGTACTCTTTCTCCAACTTTGCAACCGCTTGTGTCCAAAACCAAATCCTCTTCAGAAATATGGAAAACGATCTCCACAACCTATGCAAATCCCATCTGGGGACATATTCAGCAACTCCGC ACTCTTACCACTCGATTCGATCAGTTGTCTCTTCTTGGCAAACCTCTTGCgcatgaagaacaacttgaGTTCATCTTTGGTGGTCTCCCTGAAGACTTCAAATCTGTTATTGACCAAGTGGAAGGTCGCAAGACACCACCATCTTTTCTTGAAGTTCATGAAAAGCTCATCAACAAGGAAGCCAAGCTCATGGCCGTCGCCCACTTTAACACAACTACGGAACCAACCTCTGCTCATGTTGCCACTACTCGTCCTGGCAATCCTGGAAAACAGTTTCCTCGCCAATAG
- the LOC104711803 gene encoding transcription repressor OFP6-like, which produces MAAKSKKKKILKTVSVVDISCSHCIKPTLSSFLNLFSKKPKPPSSSSYRHYHSSSISSATPSSTPLSTAAVAVEKDSDDPYLDFRQSMLQMILENHIYTKDELRELLQCFLSINSHYHHGIIVRAFSEIWEDVSSAAASAVQASPLVTRHVSRASRDYYNNYY; this is translated from the coding sequence ATGGCGgcaaaaagcaagaagaagaagatcctgAAGACTGTCTCCGTTGTCGATATAAGCTGCAGCCACTGTATAAAACCAACCTTGTCCTCTTTTCTCAACCTTTTCTCCAAAAAGCCCAAACCTCCCAGCTCCTCTAGCTACCGTCACTACCACTCCTCCTCCATCTCATCCGCCACACCCTCCTCCACGCCTCTGTCCACCGCTGCCGTCGCCGTCGAGAAAGATTCCGACGATCCTTACCTAGACTTCCGCCAGTCTATGCTTCAAATGATACTAGAGAACCATATTTATACAAAAGACGAACTCAGAGAGCTTCTTCAGTGTTTCCTCAGCATCAACTCGCACTATCATCACGGCATCATCGTTCGTGCCTTCTCGGAGATATGGGAAGACGtctcctccgccgccgcttCCGCCGTCCAAGCGTCCCCTCTCGTCACCCGTCACGTGTCACGGGCCTCACGTGATTACTATAATAACTATTACTAg